The Cupriavidus necator N-1 DNA window GAACGTATTCGCGGTGCTGATGGACGCAGTGCGGGTTTGCTCGCTGGGGCAGATCACGCACGCGCTGTTCGAGGTGGGCGGGCAATACCGGCGCAATATGTAGAGCCGGCGGCACCGCGTAGCAAGCAGTGCCCGATTACCGCGCAGGGCGGCCGCAGTGAAGGGCCGCCCTGCGTTACACTCGAAGGCTGTGCCGGCGCCCGCGCCACGGCAAACGTATTCGAGACAAAGCAAGCCAAAGATCATGGACACCCAGTACAACCCGACCAATATCTTCGCGAAGATCCTGCGCGGCGAGCTGCCGTGCATCAAGGTCTACGAGGACGACGACACCATCGCCTTCATGGACATCATGCCGCAGGCCGACGGCCATACGCTGGTGGTGCCCAAGGAAGCCGCGGTCAACCTGTTCGACCTGTCCGAGCAGGGCGCGCAGGCCGCCATCGTTGCCACGCAGCGGGTGGCGCGCGCGGTGCGCGCGGCGTTTGCGCCCGACGGCATCTCCATCGGCCAGTTCAACGGCGCGGCCGCGGGCCAGACCGTGCCGCACGTGCATTTCCATATCGTGCCGCGCTATGCCGACAGTGCCCTGCGCGGCCACGCGCGCGAGATGCAGGACCCGGAACAGCTCAAGGGCCATGCCGAGCGCATCATTGCCGCGCTGCGCGAGCAGGGCGCCTGAACCCGCGCCTGAACCGATTTATCAGCAATCCAACCAAGCAGAGGAAGACAAGATGAGCATCAGGACAGTGGGCATCGTCGGTGCCGGCACCATGGGCAATGGCATCGCCCAGGCCTGCGCAGTGGTAGGTCTCAACGTGGTGATGGTCGACATCAGCGATGCCGCCGTGCAGAAGGGTGTTGCCACCGTGGCGGGCAGCCTGGACCGGCTGATCAAAAAGGAAAAGCTGACCGAGGCCGACAAGGCCAGCGCGCTGGCGCGCATCAAGGGCAGCACCTCGTACGACGATCTCAAGGCCACTGATATCGTGATCGAGGCCGCGACCGAGAACTACGACCTGAAGGTCAAGATTCTCAAGCAGATCGACAGCATCGTCGGCGAGAACGTGATCATCGCGTCCAACACCTCGTCGATCTCGATCACCAAGCTGGCCGCCGTGACCTCGCGCGCCGACCGCTTTATCGGCATGCACTTCTTCAACCCGGTGCCGGTGATGGCGCTGGTGGAACTGATCCGCGGCCTGCAGACCAGCGACACCACCCATGCCGCCGTCGAGGCCCTGTCGAAGCAGCTCGGCAAGTACCCGATCACGGTCAGGAACAGCCCGGGCTTCGTCGTCAACCGCATCCTGTGCCCGATGATCAACGAGGCCTTCTGCGTGCTGGGCGAAGGCCTGGCCTCGCCGGAAGAGATCGACGAAGGCATGAAGCTGGGTTGCAACCACCCCATCGGGCCGCTGGCACTGGCCGACATGATCGGCCTGGACACCATGCTGGCCGTGATGGAGGTGCTGTACACGGAGTTTGCCGATCCGAAGTACCGTCCGGCCATGCTGCTGCGTGAGATGGTGGCCGCGGGCTACCTGGGCCGCAAGACGGGCCGCGGGGTGTACGTCTATAGCAAGTAAGCTGCCCGGCACTTGCCGCGTGGCACGGCGGCCGCCTGCGGGCGGCCGCCGCTTTTTCCGGTGCCGGTTCCGGTCGCCGCCAAATCCCGCTTACACGGCGTTATATGCCGAAACACTCCGCCGCATCCGGTAACAGGAATGCGCGGTAGAGTGCCCATTCCGTTTACGACAAGACAAACTTCATGGCTCACCCGATTCTCTTTGCTGCGCTGCTCGCGGGCGCAATGTCCCTGCTGGCGGCCCGTTCGGCGATGGCTCATGTGGATGTGGGCGTGCAGGTCGGCGCGCCGGTCTATGTGGCCCCGGCCCCTGTGTATGTGGCGCCTCCGCCGCCCGTGGTCTATGCGCCGCGCTACCACGGCTGGCATGGCGACCGCTATTGGGACGGACGCCGCTGGTATGGCCGCGGTGAGTGGCGCGGGCGGCATCACCACTCTCATCACTATCGGGACTACGATCGCCATTACGGGCGCGGCCACGGCCATGGGCACGGGCACCGCGGCCACGGCCACTGACCCTCTCGCCGGCTGACGCGCCGCCACGACGCGGCGCGTCGCGGCGTTCAGCGCAGCAGCACCAGACGCGGCACCGCGTCCGCGCCGCTCCAGACCACCGCGTTCTGTTCGTATTTCTCGCCGAGTGCCCGGGCATCCTCCAGCGACAGCCCCGGCACCAGGAAGCTCGGCTCTGCCGGCCAGCCGTTGGCAGGATGCTCGCCGGCGGCTTCGATTGCGCGCAACCCCATCTTTGCCACGTCCCGCGCCAGCGCCTGCTGGCGCCGTGCGTTGGCGTCGTCGTCGCAGCGCAGGCTGAACGGGTTGGCGGCGGTAATGAAGGCGCTCGATGCCACGCCCAGCGCGCGGTGCAGCGCCGCCAGCGGGGCGCTGGGTTGGTCTACCCGCAATATCATCGGCAGGTCGCCCAGCACGCGGTAATGCGTCTCGCGATAGGCCTGCAGCGTGGCGGCATCGATGGCGCTGGCCATGTTATTCGCCGTACTGCCGCAACCCCTCCAGGTCCAGCACCTCGATCACGCCGTAGTCCACCCGCACCAGGCCCTGCTGTTCCAGCACCTTGAGCGCCTGGTTGGCGCGCTGGCGCGAAATGCCTGCAAGCAGGCCGATCTCTTCCTGCGAGATCTCCAGCGTCGTGCCGATCCCCGGATACAGGTGCTCATTGAACAGCGACGACACCGCGCGCGCCACGCGCGAATCGATGTCGAGCAGCCGTTCATATTCCACCGCCGCGATGAACTGTCCCAGGCGTTCGTTGAACTGCGTCAGCAGGAAGCGCGTGAACGGCAGGCTGGTATCCAGCAACCACAGAAAAGTGTCGCGCGGCAGGAAGGCGATGGTCGAGCGGCGCAGCGCCATCACGTCGTACTTGCGGATTTCCGACTTGAGCACCGCGCCTTCGCCGAACCAGCCGCCGGTGGGCACGCCGGTGAAGGTGACCGACTTGCCCGAGGGCGACACCGTGGTGATCTTGACGATGCCTTCGAGCACGCCCATCCAGTGCTCAGCCATGTCACCCTTGTGACAGACGTAGTCGCCCTGGGTGTACTCGTGGACGAACATGGCGCGGCGCACGCGTTCGCGCTGCTCGGGGCTCAGGTCTGCTGCCCATACGCAGCGGTCGACAAAATCGTTCAGCATGGCCTGCAGAAGCTCCCGTAGGGATTAACCCGGAATTGTCACCGGCGTGACAACCGGGGTTGTTGGCATGGGCTATCGTACGATCACAACGGAACCGCGGGTGCCACCAGCGGCACGCCGGGGCAAGGCGCAAGCCTTCCCGGCGGCCTGATGCAAGGCACACCGGGCTTGATGCCGGGCGGCAATTGCTGCCGGGCAAAGCAAGCCAAGTATAACGACCGGACCGGCGCTTGACACCGGGCGTGGATCCCCACGCCGGAGGGACAGGAGACAGCGATGCAGGAATCGTCGGCGACGACCTTCCCGCGATGGCTGCTGGCGCACGCCCAGCAGCGGCCGGATCATCCGGCTCACCGCGAGAAGGATCTCGGCATCTGGCAGACATACAGCTGGGCCCAGGCGGCCCAGCAGGTGAGGGCGCTGGCTTGCGGGCTGGCCGCGCTCGGCTTCAGGCGCGGCATGAACCTGGCGGTGGTGGGCGACAACCGCCCGCGGCTGTACTGGGCCATGACCGCGGCGCAGGCGCTGGGCGGCGTGCCGGTGCCGCTGTACCAGGACGCCATCGCCAACGAGATGGTCTACGTGCTCAACGATGCGGAAATCGAGTTCGCCATCGTCGAGGACCAGGAGCAGGTCGACAAGCTGCTGGAAGTGGAGGCGCAGCTGGCCGAGTCCGGCCGCGCCGTGCGCCACGTCATCTTTGAAGACCCGCGCGGCCTGATGGACTACGACCACCCGTCGCTGATGTCTTATGAACGGCTGCAGGAACTGGGCCGCGAGTTCGACCAGGCGCACCCGGGCTTCTATGACGAGGCCATCGCCGCCGGCCAGCCCGACGACACCGCGATCATCCTCTATACGTCGGGCACTACCGGCAAGCCCAAGGGCGTATGCCATTCGCACTACGGCCTGATCGGCGCGGCGCGCAACGGCTGCGCCTTCGACAAGCTGAGCGCTGACGACGACGTGCTGTCCTACCTGCCGATGGCATGGGTGGGCGACAACCTGTTCTCCTACGCGCAGGCGATGGTGGCGGGCTTCACGGTGAACTGCCCGGAATCGCGCGAAACGGTGATGACCGACCTGCGCGAGATCGGCCCCACCTACTACTTTGCGCCGCCGCGCATCTATGAAGGGCTGCTGACGCAGGTGATGATCCGCATGGAGGATGCCGGCTGGATCAAGCGCAAGCTGTTCCACTGGGCCATGGATGTGGCGAAGCGCTGCGGCACCGACATCCTTGACGGCCAGCCGGTATCGCTCGCGGACCGCGCGCGCTACGCCCTGGGCGAAGTGCTGGTCTACGGCCCGCTGCGCAATGTGCTGGGCATGAGCCGCATCCGCGTGGGCTATACCGCGGGCGAGGCGATCGGACCGGACCTGTTCCGCTTCTACCGCTCGATCGGCGTGAACCTGAAGCAGTTCTACGGCCAGACCGAGACCTGCGCCTATGTGTGCCTGCAGCCGGACGGCAAGGTCAAGTTCGATTCCGTAGGGCCGGCCGCGCCCGGCATGGAAATCCGCATCGCCGACAACGGCGAGGTGCTGGTGCGCGGCGTGGGCCTGCTCAAGTCCTACTACAAGCGCGACGACGCCACGCGCGAGGCCATCAACGACGAGGGCTACTTCATGACCGGGGACGCCGGTGTGATCGACGCCGACGGCCACCTGAAGATCATCGACCGCGCCAAGGACGTGGGCAAGCTGGCCGATGGCTCGATGTTCGCGCCCAAGTACATCGAGAACAAGCTCAAGTTCTTCCCGTACATCAAGGAAGCGGTGGCCTTCGGCAGCGACCGCGACCAGGTCTGCGCCTTTATCAACATCGACTTCGAGGCCGTGGGCAACTGGGCCGAGCGCCGCCACCTGCCGTATGCCGGCTATGTCGACCTGGCCGCGCAGCCCGACGTGCTGGAAATGATCGGCGAGTGCGTGAACCAGGTGAATGCCGATCTGGCCAACGACCCGATGCTGGCCGGATCGCAGGTTGCACGCTTCCTGGTCCTCCACAAGGAACTGGATCCGGACGACGACGAGCTCACGCGCACGCGCAAGGTGCGCCGCGGCTTTATCGCCGACAAATACGGCGTGCTGGTGGAGGCGCTCTATGCGGGCAAGTCCGAGCAGTTCATCGAGACGCGCGTCAAGTTTGAAGACGGGCGCGAGGGCAGCGTGTCGGCCACGCTGAAGCTGGTCAATGCGAAGCGCCTGCCTGTGGCGGCGCGCGCGGCATGAGCGAGGGCAGCAAGATGACGCAAGTAGCCTGGCAAGGCGCGGGGCAGCGCGAATGGGCGGGGACGGCACGCACGGATGCCAGCGGCACGGGCAGCGGCGGCGCGATCGCCCCGGCAGGCCCGATGTCTCCCGCGGGTCTGGCGGATGACAGCGGCGCGCATCCCGGCACGCAGCGCGCACAGCGCACCGGCGAGCAGGCGCGCACCGGCGGCGAGGTGATCCTGGACCTGCAGCATATCTCGCTGTCGTTCGGCGGGGTCAAGGCGCTGACCGATATCTCGTTCGATGTGTGCGAGCACGAGGTGCGCGCCATCATCGGCCCCAACGGCGCCGGCAAGAGCTCGATGCTCAACGTGATCAACGGCGTCTACCACCCGCAGCAGGGACGCATCGTGTTCCGCGGCGAGGAGCGCAAGCAGATGCACCCGACCGCCGCGGCGCGCCAGGGCATTGCGCGCACCTTCCAGAACATCGCGCTGTTCAAGGGCATGACGGTGCTGGACAACATCATGACCGGGCGCAACACGCAGTTCCGCACCGGGCTCTTCGCCCACGCGCTGTGGTGGGGCCCGGCGCGCAACGAAGAGATGCGCCATCGCCAGAAGGTCGAGGAAGTGATCGACTTCCTCGAGATCCAGTCGATCCGCAAGACCCCGGTGGGGCGCTTGCCGTATGGCCTGCAGAAGCGCGTGGAGCTGGCGCGCGCGCTCGCGGCCGAGCCCTCGATGCTGCTGCTGGACGAGCCCATGGCCGGCATGAACGTGGAAGAGAAGCAGGACATGTGCCGCTTCATCCTGGATGTGAACCGGCAGTTCGGCACCACCATCGTGCTGATCGAGCACGACATGGGCGTGGTGATGGATATCTCCGACCGCGTGGTGGTGCTCGACTACGGCAAGAAGATCGGCGACGGCACGCCGGACGAGGTCAAGGGCAACCCTGACGTGATCAAGGCGTACCTGGGCACTTCGCACTGAGGCTCTGAACCATGACGTTCTTCTTTGAAATCCTGATCGGCGGCTTGCTCTCGGGCCTGATGTACTCGCTGGTGGCGCTGGGCTTCGTGCTGATCTACAAGGCCTCAGGCGTGTTCAACTTCGCGCAGGGCGCGATGGTGTACTTCGCCGCGCTGGCGGTGGTGGGGCTGATGGACAAGGGCCTGCCGATGTGGGCCGCGGTGATCGGCGCCTTCGTGGTGATGATCCTGGTCGGCATGAGCACCGAGCGCTTCGTGCTGCGCAAGCTGGTCAACCAGCCGCCGATCACGCTGTTCATGGCGACCATCGGGCTGTCATTCTTCCTCGAAGGCCTGGGGCCGCTGCTGTTCGGCAATGAAGTGCGCCCGATCAACCTGGGCATCGTCGACGAGCCGATCGAATCGATCCTGACCAACTTCAATATCGTGCTGTCCAAGTTCGACATCGCGGCGGCGGCCATCGCCGGCGTCCTGGTGGGATCGCTGGCGCTGTTCTTCCAGTACACCAAGGTCGGCCGCGCGCTGCGCGCGGTGGCCGACGACCACCAGGCGGCGCTGTCGCTGGGCATCCCGCTGCAGAACATCTGGGCCATCGTCTGGGGCGTGGCAGGCTTCGTTGCACTGGTGGCCGGCATGCTGTGGGGCTCGCGCAATGGCGTGCAGTTCGCGCTCACGCTGACCGCGCTCAAGGCGCTGCCGGTGCTGATCCTGGGCGGCTTCACCTCGGTGCCGGGCGCCATCGTCGGCGGGCTGATCATCGGCGCCTCGGAGAAGCTGGCCGAGATCTATATCCCGCCGGTGTTCCAGTCGATGTTCGGGGGCAACTTCGGCGGCATCGAAGGGTGGTTCCCGTATGTGTTCGCCCTGCTGTTCCTGCTGGTCCGCCCCGAAGGGCTGTTCGGCGAGAAACACATCGATCGCGTCTGACCGACTTCGCACAGGAGACTTACCATGTTTTATCGTGAAGCCGGCCAATTCAAGACCAGCTACGTCGCCGACAGCCAGATCTTCCCCATCCGCCAGGACCGCATCGGCTTTGCCGTGCTGATGGCCGTGGCCTTCGTGGCGATCCCGTTCGTCGGGTCGGAGTACTGGTTCTCGGCCATCCTGATCCCATTCCTGATTTTCTCGCTGGCGGCGCTGGGCCTGAATATCCTGACCGGCTATGCCGGCCAGCTGTCGCTCGGCACCGCAGCCTTCATGGCCGTGGGCGCCTACGCGGCCTACAACTTCCAGCTGCGCATCGAAGGCATCCCGGTGCTGCTGTCATTCCTGCTGGCCGGGCTGTCGGCGGCGCTGGTGGGGGTGGCCTTCGGCCTGCCGTCGCTGCGCATCAAGGGCTTCTACCTCGCCGTGGCGACGCTGGCGGCGCAGTTCTTCGTGGTGTGGGCGCTGACCAAGTTCCCCTGGTTCTCCAACAACAGCTCGTCGGGCGTGATCACGGCGCAGCGGCTGGACCTGTTCGGCGTCGCCATCGACACCCCGCTGAAGAAGTACCTGTTCGTGCTGGCCATCGTCACGGTGCTGGCGCTGGCCGCCAAGAACCTGGTGCGCTCGGCCACCGGGCGCGCGTGGATGTCGGTGCGCGACATGGACGTGGCGGCCGAGGTGATCGGCATCCCGCTGATGCGCACCAAGCTGCTCGCGTTCGCGGTCAGCTCGTTCTACTGCGGCGTGGCCGGCGCGCTGTATGCGTTCTGCTACCTGGGCTCGGTCGAGCCCGACGGCTTCTCGCTGGACCTGTCGTTCCGCGTGCTGTTCATGATCATCATCGGCGGCGTGGGCAGCATCCTGGGCTCGTTCCTGGGCGCGGCCTTCATCCTGCTGCTGCCGATCTTCCTGGACAACGTGCTGCCGCCGCTGGCCGCGCTGCTGCACCTGCCGTTCACCAATGCCACCGTGTCGCACATCCAGCTGATGGTGTTCGGCGGGCTGATCATCTTCTTCCTGATCGTGGAGCCGCACGGGCTGGCCCGGCTGTGGCAGATCGCCAAGGAAAAGCTGAGGCTGTGGCCGTTCCCTCATTGACGGGAGGGGTGCCTGTGTTACCGCAGTTCCTGTGTGAAGTTCTGAAGCTTACGCATAACGAAACGCTCCCTTGAGGGCGATGGAGACTGTCATGACCAACCTGATTCGCAATGTGCAACGCGCCGCCCTGGTGGTCAGCGCCGCGGCGGCACTGCTGGCGCCGGCGGCGCCGGCCATGGCGCAGAGCAACGAGCAGTTCGTGGCGCTGCCAAGCTACCGCGTGGGGCCGTATGGCGCCAACGGGCAGTCCTGGTATGGCGGTTTCATCGACTACCTCAACTACGTCAACCTGAAGGAAGGCGGCGTCAACGGCGTCAAGCTGTCGTGGGAAGAGTGCGAGACCGAGTACAACAACGCCAAGGGCGTGGAGTGCTATGAACGCCTGAAGTCCAAGAACGCCACCACCAAGGGCACCGCCTACCACGCCATGTCCACCGGCATTTCGTACGCGCTGGTCGACAAGACCGCCGCCGACAAGGTGCCGCTGGTGATGATGGGCTACGGCCGCACCGACGCGGTGGATGGCTCGGTGTTCCCGTACGCGTTCCCGCTGGTGACCACGTACCAGATGCAGGTCTCGGCCATCGTCAAGTACCTGGCCTCGAAGAACGGCGGCTCGCTGGCCGGCAAGAAGATCGTCTACCTGTACCACGACTCGGCCTATGGCAAGGAGCCGATCGTGGCGCTGCAGGCCGAGGCCAAGCTGGGCAAGTTCAACCTGGTGGAGATCCCGGTGGCGCACCCGGGCAACGAGCAGGGCGCGCAGTGGCTGAAGATCCGCCAGGAGAACCCCGACTACGTGATCTTCTGGGGCTGGGGCGTGATGAACCAGACCGCGCTGAAGGCCGCGCAGAAGGTGGGCTTTGCGCGCGACAAGATAATCGGCTCGTGGTGGGCCGGCTCGGAAGAAGACACGGTGCCGG harbors:
- a CDS encoding HIT family protein — translated: MDTQYNPTNIFAKILRGELPCIKVYEDDDTIAFMDIMPQADGHTLVVPKEAAVNLFDLSEQGAQAAIVATQRVARAVRAAFAPDGISIGQFNGAAAGQTVPHVHFHIVPRYADSALRGHAREMQDPEQLKGHAERIIAALREQGA
- a CDS encoding branched-chain amino acid ABC transporter permease; translated protein: MFYREAGQFKTSYVADSQIFPIRQDRIGFAVLMAVAFVAIPFVGSEYWFSAILIPFLIFSLAALGLNILTGYAGQLSLGTAAFMAVGAYAAYNFQLRIEGIPVLLSFLLAGLSAALVGVAFGLPSLRIKGFYLAVATLAAQFFVVWALTKFPWFSNNSSSGVITAQRLDLFGVAIDTPLKKYLFVLAIVTVLALAAKNLVRSATGRAWMSVRDMDVAAEVIGIPLMRTKLLAFAVSSFYCGVAGALYAFCYLGSVEPDGFSLDLSFRVLFMIIIGGVGSILGSFLGAAFILLLPIFLDNVLPPLAALLHLPFTNATVSHIQLMVFGGLIIFFLIVEPHGLARLWQIAKEKLRLWPFPH
- a CDS encoding DUF3293 domain-containing protein, whose translation is MASAIDAATLQAYRETHYRVLGDLPMILRVDQPSAPLAALHRALGVASSAFITAANPFSLRCDDDANARRQQALARDVAKMGLRAIEAAGEHPANGWPAEPSFLVPGLSLEDARALGEKYEQNAVVWSGADAVPRLVLLR
- a CDS encoding AMP-dependent synthetase/ligase; amino-acid sequence: MQESSATTFPRWLLAHAQQRPDHPAHREKDLGIWQTYSWAQAAQQVRALACGLAALGFRRGMNLAVVGDNRPRLYWAMTAAQALGGVPVPLYQDAIANEMVYVLNDAEIEFAIVEDQEQVDKLLEVEAQLAESGRAVRHVIFEDPRGLMDYDHPSLMSYERLQELGREFDQAHPGFYDEAIAAGQPDDTAIILYTSGTTGKPKGVCHSHYGLIGAARNGCAFDKLSADDDVLSYLPMAWVGDNLFSYAQAMVAGFTVNCPESRETVMTDLREIGPTYYFAPPRIYEGLLTQVMIRMEDAGWIKRKLFHWAMDVAKRCGTDILDGQPVSLADRARYALGEVLVYGPLRNVLGMSRIRVGYTAGEAIGPDLFRFYRSIGVNLKQFYGQTETCAYVCLQPDGKVKFDSVGPAAPGMEIRIADNGEVLVRGVGLLKSYYKRDDATREAINDEGYFMTGDAGVIDADGHLKIIDRAKDVGKLADGSMFAPKYIENKLKFFPYIKEAVAFGSDRDQVCAFINIDFEAVGNWAERRHLPYAGYVDLAAQPDVLEMIGECVNQVNADLANDPMLAGSQVARFLVLHKELDPDDDELTRTRKVRRGFIADKYGVLVEALYAGKSEQFIETRVKFEDGREGSVSATLKLVNAKRLPVAARAA
- a CDS encoding branched-chain amino acid ABC transporter permease; its protein translation is MTFFFEILIGGLLSGLMYSLVALGFVLIYKASGVFNFAQGAMVYFAALAVVGLMDKGLPMWAAVIGAFVVMILVGMSTERFVLRKLVNQPPITLFMATIGLSFFLEGLGPLLFGNEVRPINLGIVDEPIESILTNFNIVLSKFDIAAAAIAGVLVGSLALFFQYTKVGRALRAVADDHQAALSLGIPLQNIWAIVWGVAGFVALVAGMLWGSRNGVQFALTLTALKALPVLILGGFTSVPGAIVGGLIIGASEKLAEIYIPPVFQSMFGGNFGGIEGWFPYVFALLFLLVRPEGLFGEKHIDRV
- a CDS encoding 3-hydroxybutyryl-CoA dehydrogenase, yielding MSIRTVGIVGAGTMGNGIAQACAVVGLNVVMVDISDAAVQKGVATVAGSLDRLIKKEKLTEADKASALARIKGSTSYDDLKATDIVIEAATENYDLKVKILKQIDSIVGENVIIASNTSSISITKLAAVTSRADRFIGMHFFNPVPVMALVELIRGLQTSDTTHAAVEALSKQLGKYPITVRNSPGFVVNRILCPMINEAFCVLGEGLASPEEIDEGMKLGCNHPIGPLALADMIGLDTMLAVMEVLYTEFADPKYRPAMLLREMVAAGYLGRKTGRGVYVYSK
- a CDS encoding ABC transporter substrate-binding protein, whose protein sequence is MTNLIRNVQRAALVVSAAAALLAPAAPAMAQSNEQFVALPSYRVGPYGANGQSWYGGFIDYLNYVNLKEGGVNGVKLSWEECETEYNNAKGVECYERLKSKNATTKGTAYHAMSTGISYALVDKTAADKVPLVMMGYGRTDAVDGSVFPYAFPLVTTYQMQVSAIVKYLASKNGGSLAGKKIVYLYHDSAYGKEPIVALQAEAKLGKFNLVEIPVAHPGNEQGAQWLKIRQENPDYVIFWGWGVMNQTALKAAQKVGFARDKIIGSWWAGSEEDTVPAGDASKGYMSATWNVAGRNVPLIADIDKVVYGAGKGNMQDKNKVGSVLYNRGVSAAVVTVEAVRVAQAKFGKGKPMTGEQMRWAFENLNLTNARLQQLGATGLLPEIKTSCDNHEGSGKVKIQQWDGTKWVVVSDWIEGNKSLIHPLFKATAAQYAKEKGITPACSKS
- a CDS encoding Crp/Fnr family transcriptional regulator produces the protein MLNDFVDRCVWAADLSPEQRERVRRAMFVHEYTQGDYVCHKGDMAEHWMGVLEGIVKITTVSPSGKSVTFTGVPTGGWFGEGAVLKSEIRKYDVMALRRSTIAFLPRDTFLWLLDTSLPFTRFLLTQFNERLGQFIAAVEYERLLDIDSRVARAVSSLFNEHLYPGIGTTLEISQEEIGLLAGISRQRANQALKVLEQQGLVRVDYGVIEVLDLEGLRQYGE
- a CDS encoding ABC transporter ATP-binding protein, encoding MTQVAWQGAGQREWAGTARTDASGTGSGGAIAPAGPMSPAGLADDSGAHPGTQRAQRTGEQARTGGEVILDLQHISLSFGGVKALTDISFDVCEHEVRAIIGPNGAGKSSMLNVINGVYHPQQGRIVFRGEERKQMHPTAAARQGIARTFQNIALFKGMTVLDNIMTGRNTQFRTGLFAHALWWGPARNEEMRHRQKVEEVIDFLEIQSIRKTPVGRLPYGLQKRVELARALAAEPSMLLLDEPMAGMNVEEKQDMCRFILDVNRQFGTTIVLIEHDMGVVMDISDRVVVLDYGKKIGDGTPDEVKGNPDVIKAYLGTSH